The Leclercia sp. S52 genome has a segment encoding these proteins:
- a CDS encoding phage integrase Arm DNA-binding domain-containing protein produces MAARPRKNNVSVPNLYPLYSRKVNKVYWRYKHPITGKFHALGTDEAEAVAIATEANERLAEQRTRQIMAISDRIATSKGKAITVSTWLDRYWKIQEERLATGDIKLNTFKQKGKPVSLLRDRVGMKLLPSVDVRDIAQLLDEYVTAGQPRMAQVVRTVLVDIFKEAQHAGEVPPGYDPASATKKPRRKITRQRLSLEEWQRIFDIADGNHQYMGNAMLLALVTGQRLGDISNMKFSDVWDDHLHVIQEKTGSKIAIPLSLRLTAIDWSLRDIISRCRDYAVSPYLVHFFRATSQAERGSQVKSNTLTTNFSKARDKAEIPLEEGKTPSTFHEQRSLAERLYKAQGLNTKELLGHRSQQQTDGYHDDRGKDWAKINV; encoded by the coding sequence ATGGCTGCCAGACCACGTAAAAACAATGTATCTGTTCCGAACCTTTACCCCCTCTACAGCAGGAAGGTGAATAAGGTTTACTGGCGTTACAAACATCCAATCACTGGCAAATTCCATGCGTTAGGCACTGATGAGGCCGAAGCTGTAGCGATCGCCACGGAAGCAAACGAGCGCCTGGCGGAACAGAGAACCCGGCAGATCATGGCAATCAGCGACAGGATCGCCACCAGCAAGGGCAAGGCAATAACCGTATCCACATGGCTCGACCGCTACTGGAAGATTCAGGAAGAGCGCCTGGCAACAGGCGATATAAAGCTGAATACGTTTAAACAGAAAGGTAAGCCGGTATCGTTGTTGCGAGATCGAGTAGGAATGAAGCTGCTACCTTCAGTGGATGTTCGCGATATTGCCCAGTTGCTTGATGAGTACGTCACAGCCGGCCAACCGCGAATGGCCCAAGTAGTTAGGACAGTCCTGGTTGATATTTTTAAAGAAGCGCAACATGCGGGTGAAGTACCCCCAGGTTACGATCCTGCATCGGCGACCAAAAAGCCGCGTCGGAAAATTACCCGACAGCGCCTCAGTCTGGAGGAATGGCAGCGGATATTCGATATTGCCGACGGCAACCATCAATATATGGGCAACGCTATGTTGTTGGCTTTGGTAACCGGCCAACGCCTCGGGGATATTTCGAATATGAAGTTTAGCGATGTCTGGGATGATCACCTGCATGTCATTCAGGAAAAGACTGGAAGCAAAATAGCTATCCCGCTATCGCTTCGCCTCACGGCAATTGACTGGAGTTTGCGGGACATAATTTCACGTTGCAGGGATTATGCCGTCAGTCCGTATTTGGTTCATTTTTTCAGAGCAACCTCTCAAGCGGAACGCGGCTCACAGGTTAAATCCAATACACTCACAACCAATTTCAGCAAGGCTCGCGATAAAGCAGAGATTCCATTAGAAGAGGGGAAAACGCCTTCCACTTTTCACGAGCAGCGATCCTTAGCGGAAAGATTGTATAAAGCGCAAGGTTTGAACACAAAAGAGCTCTTGGGACATAGGTCTCAACAGCAGACCGATGGCTACCATGATGATCGAGGGAAGGATTGGGCAAAAATCAATGTTTGA
- a CDS encoding excisionase translates to MIQMLTLEEWAAEKYRSNPPSLSTLRRYAKQNQFSPPAMKQGRLWRVREDAELVGELTAPVVKKNDSILLQRILNDGCQTT, encoded by the coding sequence ATGATCCAGATGTTAACTCTTGAAGAGTGGGCCGCTGAAAAATACAGAAGCAACCCTCCAAGCTTGTCGACACTTCGACGATATGCAAAACAGAATCAGTTCTCTCCACCAGCAATGAAGCAGGGCCGCTTATGGCGTGTTCGTGAAGATGCTGAACTGGTAGGTGAACTGACCGCGCCGGTAGTTAAGAAGAACGACTCCATATTGCTGCAAAGGATTTTGAACGATGGCTGCCAGACCACGTAA